The Flavobacteriales bacterium DNA segment TCCAAAAAAAAAACTTACACATTTAGAGGGGATTTCTAAAAGTGCATTACAGGGTTTGAGGATAACCCTGAACCAAACTTACAGCTTATTGATCTTTTCCTTTTTCTGAGATACAGAACGGATGTGTATTCCTGCTTTTGGTCGGCAACTGTTGTTGCTGTTCCTGATGCGGGTTGACGGTCTTGCCGCTATTCCTGTTCGGGGCCTGCAGCTTCGGCCTTATTACTGAACGGCCTATACACTTCTGTTCTGTATTCCTGAAAGGGCATTACGGTGGTTCTCTGCTTCTCATTTCCATTGTTTCAGTTCATCATTTTCTCATGCTCGGCCCTTGTCTTCCAGCGTTTGCGGAGTACTCCACTGCCCTCATGTGCCCGGTCGGGGGTGAGGTTGTCGCAGCTGGCGTGGGGGCGGATGCGGTTGTAGCGATCCACTGCGCTGTGTACTGCTCCTTCGGCCTCAGCAAGGCCGGAGAATGTCCTGTGCAGTTCGAACTCGGTCTTGTGGATGCCGTTGACCCGTTCGACAATGGCGTTCTCGTAGGGGTCTCCGTTCTCGGTCATGGAGATGCGGATACCGTAGTGCTCCAGCATTTTCACATGCTCATCGCAGCAGTATTGCGAACCACGGTCGTTGTGATGTATGAGCGTGGCCTGCCGCTTGGAACCGCAGGCCATCACCAGTGCATTGATGGGACCGTTGCTGTGAAGGGTGGGATGCAGACAATGGCCGATGATGCGGTGCGAGTAGGCATCGGTGACGATGCTCAGGTAGCAGAAGCCGTTGCTCAGGCGGATGTAGGTGATGTCGCTCACCCATAGCCGGCCGGGATGTGTCAGATGTTTGATGTCCCGTATCAGGTTCGGTTACAACCTGTACCGATGGTTGCTGTCGGTGGTGTAGGGCCTTCTCCTGCGCTTGCGGATGATATGACCGTGCTCGCCCAGCAGTCGGTAAAACGCATCGCGCCCCATCTTGATATTGTGCTCCGCAAGGCTGTCCTTCAGCAACACCTGTAGCTTGGGTACTCCCGCACGCGGAAGCTCCTGGCGGACCTCCTTCGCTAGCCGCAGCACCAGGGGATCGGCCATGTCCTGTTTTTCTTTCTTTCCTTTTTGCTCGTAGTAGCCCTGACGGCTATGGCCGAACAGCTGGCAGCAGTACCGCATCCGCCTGAGGCGGACGGGTAGAACTGCCTGAGCCGCTCTACCGTCCGGGCCCAGACTTTTTTCTGATGCTGATCCGAAGATCCTCCTCGGCAATGTCGATCATCGTCTCCAGGGCGATGTTCTTCATCTGTGCATCCTCAAGCTGCTTCTCCAGCGCTTTCATCCGCTTCTGTGCGGCCTTCAGCTTCTGTCGCTCCTTTTCTGTCATCACCGGTAAAGTTACTGCTATGCCGGGCGCATACTTCTTCTTCCAGTACTGGATCAGTGAACGTGGACCTTTGCTGGCCCCGCTGATCAGCTCGCACGCTTCTGACATGCTCAGCCTTCTGGCATCCAGCTCTCTTCTCATCCATCTTTTCTCTGATACCTTGAACGTCTTTTTCTTTTCCATTTTTCGGGTTTTTTATCCCTCAAAATGTGTCAAGCTATTTCAGGAGTAGACAAGTGGGCGGTGGATGCTTCCACTTGACCCAGCCGCATCTATCTGCTGCAAGCCACGAATGCCCAAGGCCTCCGCTCGTTAGTGAAAGTGGTAAAGGAATAAGTGGCCTTTTCAAATGGCCATATCAGTTTTGAGATACCGGGTTTAAGCTCAGAATGTGAAAAA contains these protein-coding regions:
- a CDS encoding DDE-type integrase/transposase/recombinase: MIRDIKHLTHPGRLWVSDITYIRLSNGFCYLSIVTDAYSHRIIGHCLHPTLHSNGPINALVMACGSKRQATLIHHNDRGSQYCCDEHVKMLEHYGIRISMTENGDPYENAIVERVNGIHKTEFELHRTFSGLAEAEGAVHSAVDRYNRIRPHASCDNLTPDRAHEGSGVLRKRWKTRAEHEKMMN